A stretch of Saccharomyces cerevisiae S288C chromosome IV, complete sequence DNA encodes these proteins:
- the MLG1 gene encoding putative acyltransferase (Lysolipid acyltransferase; involved in the synthesis of phosphatidic acid from 1-acyl-2-hydroxy-sn-glycero-3-phosphate using oleoyl-CoA as acyl donor and in phospholipid remodeling, incorporating palmitic acid into the sn-1 position of phosphatidylserine and phosphatidylethanolamine; localizes to ER membranes associated with mitochondria (MAMs); contains three predicted transmembrane domains; similar to C. elegans F55A11.5 and maize 1-acyl-glycerol-3-phosphate acyltransferase): MKHSQKYRRYGIYEKTGNPFIKGLQRLLIACLFISGSLSIVVFQICLQVLLPWSKIRFQNGINQSKKAFIVLLCMILNMVAPSSLNVTFETSRPLKNSSNAKPCFRFKDRAIIIANHQMYADWIYLWWLSFVSNLGGNVYIILKKALQYIPLLGFGMRNFKFIFLSRNWQKDEKALTNSLVSMDLNARCKGPLTNYKSCYSKTNESIAAYNLIMFPEGTNLSLKTREKSEAFCQRAHLDHVQLRHLLLPHSKGLKFAVEKLAPSLDAIYDVTIGYSPALRTEYVGTKFTLKKIFLMGVYPEKVDFYIREFRVNEIPLQDDEVFFNWLLGVWKEKDQLLEDYYNTGQFKSNAKNDNQSIVVTTQTTGFQHETLTPRILSYYGFFAFLILVFVMKKNH; encoded by the coding sequence ATGAAGCATTCCCAAAAATACCGTAGGTATGGAATTTATGAAAAGACTGGTAATCCCTTTATAAAAGGGTTGCAAAGGCTGCTTATCGCTTGCTTGTTCATTTCAGGCTCGCTGAGTATTGTCGTTTTTCAGATCTGTCTACAGGTGCTTCTCCCTTGGAGCAAGAttagatttcaaaatggtATAAATCAAAGTAAGAAGGCTTTTATCGTTTTATTATGCATGATCTTGAACATGGTGGCTCcctcttctttgaatgtCACTTTTGAAACATCGCGGCCATTGAAGAACTCTTCTAACGCCAAGCCATGCTTTAGATTTAAAGACAGGGCTATAATAATTGCAAATCATCAAATGTATGCAGACTGGATTTATCTCTGGTGGCTTTcctttgtttcaaatttgGGTGGTAACGTTTATATCATCCTGAAGAAAGCTCTGCAGTACATACCATTACTGGGATTTGGCATGCGAAATTTTaagtttatatttttaagtaGGAACTGGCAAAAGGATGAGAAAGCTTTAACAAATAGTTTGGTTTCTATGGACTTAAACGCGAGGTGCAAGGGGCCCCTTACAAATTATAAGAGTTGTTATTCCAAGACAAATGAATCCATTGCCGCTTATAATTTAATCATGTTCCCTGAGGGTACAAATCTAAGCCTCAAgacaagagaaaaaagcGAGGCATTCTGTCAAAGAGCACATTTGGACCATGTCCAATTAAGACATTTGTTATTACCGCACTCTAAAGGCTTGAAGTTTGCAGTAGAAAAACTAGCTCCTAGTTTAGATGCTATCTACGATGTCACTATTGGATATTCTCCCGCCTTGAGAACGGAATACGTCGGCACCAAATTCAccttgaagaaaatattcttaATGGGTGTCTATCCGGAGAAAGTAGATTTTTATATTAGGGAATTTAGAGTTAATGAGATCCCTTTGCAAGATGAcgaagtttttttcaattggtTACTGGGCGtgtggaaagaaaaagatcaaCTGCTAGAAGACTACTACAACACAGGCCAATTTAAAAGTAATGCTAAAAATGACAACCAATCCATCGTTGTTACGACACAAACGACTGGATTTCAGCACGAAACATTGACACCCCGTATCCTTTCATATTACGGGTTCTTCGcttttcttattcttgTATTtgtgatgaaaaaaaatcattga
- the GCV1 gene encoding glycine decarboxylase subunit T (T subunit of the mitochondrial glycine decarboxylase complex; glycine decarboxylase is required for the catabolism of glycine to 5,10-methylene-THF; expression is regulated by levels of levels of 5,10-methylene-THF in the cytoplasm): protein MSIIKKIVFKRFNSTLKKTALHDLHVSLGGTMVPYAGYSMPVLYKGQTHIESHNWTRTNAGLFDVSHMLQSKLSGPHSVKFLQRVTPTDFNALPVGSGTLSVLLNPQGGVVDDTIITKENDDNEFYIVTNAGCAERDTEFFHDELQNGSTLDCQWKIIEGRSLLALQGPKAKDVLEPLLSKTAPGKDLKELFFGQRHEFALKDGSLVQIARGGYTGEDGFEISIANEKAVEFAEQLLANPVMKPIGLAARDSLRLEAGMCLYGHELDESITPVEAALNWVISKSRRDLVDQKYWFNGYAKIMDQLNNKTYSKVRVGFKYLKKGPAARNGVKIFLPDAETEVGLVTSGSASPTLNNINIGQAYVQKGYHKKGTKLLVQVRNKFYPIELAKMPLVPTHYYKQ from the coding sequence ATGTCtataatcaaaaaaattgtgtTTAAGAGATTCAACtcaactttgaaaaaaactgCTCTTCATGACCTTCATGTGTCATTAGGCGGTACAATGGTACCATACGCAGGATATTCCATGCCCGTACTATACAAGGGACAGACTCATATTGAATCACATAATTGGACCAGGACAAACGCTGGTTTATTTGATGTTTCTCATATGTTACAAAGTAAGTTATCTGGTCCTCATTCTGTTAAGTTTCTGCAACGTGTAACGCCCACAGATTTCAATGCCTTGCCTGTTGGGTCAGGGACCTTAAGTGTTCTATTAAATCCACAGGGAGGCGTGGTAGACGATACCATCATCACTAAAGAAAACGATGACAATGAGTTCTATATTGTGACCAATGCTGGCTGTGCGGAAAGAGACACCGAGTTCTTTCACGATGAGCTACAAAATGGTTCTACTTTAGATTGTCAATGGAAAATCATTGAAGGTAGATCACTATTGGCATTGCAGGGTCCTAAAGCAAAAGATGTGTTGGAACCACTTTTATCAAAAACAGCTCCTGGAAAGGATCTAAAAGAGTTATTTTTTGGACAAAGACATGAATTTGCGTTAAAGGACGGTTCTTTGGTTCAAATTGCTAGAGGCGGGTACACTGGTGAAGATGGATTTGAGATAAGCATTGCAAATGAGAAAGCGGTTGAGTTTGCGGAGCAACTCTTGGCCAATCCAGTAATGAAGCCTATCGGACTGGCTGCTAGAGACAGTTTAAGGTTGGAAGCTGGTATGTGTTTGTATGGTCATGAATTGGACGAAAGTATCACACCAGTAGAAGCTGCGTTAAACTGGGTGATTTCAAAGTCAAGAAGGGACCTAGTAGATCAAAAGTACTGGTTCAATGGCTATGCCAAGATAATGGACCAGCTAAACAATAAAACGTATAGCAAGGTACGAGTCGGATTCAAATACTTGAAAAAGGGGCCAGCTGCCAGAAATGGTGTCAAGATCTTCTTGCCCGATGCCGAAACAGAGGTCGGCCTTGTTACATCAGGTAGTGCATCTCCAACTTTAAACAACATCAATATTGGACAAGCTTATGTACAGAAAGGTTACCACAAGAAGGGAACGAAGTTGCTTGTTCAAGTAAGGAACAAGTTCTACCCGATTGAACTTGCTAAAATGCCTCTTGTGCCCACACATTACTACAAGCAGTAA
- the DAS2 gene encoding putative uridine kinase DAS2 (hypothetical protein; non-essential gene identified in a screen for mutants with increased levels of rDNA transcription; weak similarity with uridine kinases and with phosphoribokinases) has protein sequence MDRKAVEEKRIVISIGGGHATGVGAIALDLQNTFKSLYNSINIRVINLDNMIEGNIKSYNNNDYDFDNILNLVYEKHAVTSQNDMIQHDYEDPIDLIIVCGCYALYDKRINEISQLKVFLDSDADKRLISLIKKKNVGSNEQLAQLITEYMDHLRPEMQQYIEPTRTFADLIIPSTNENLGRAVLVDGIVKAIEDTKSQIEGNNTNNKIRPRLWDFEAETMDLEKDRYYDLS, from the coding sequence ATGGACAGAAAAGCtgtcgaagaaaaaagaattgttaTTTCTATCGGTGGAGGGCATGCTACTGGTGTTGGAGCAATTGCACTGGATTTACAAAATACTTTCAAAAGCCTATATAACTCTATCAATATAAGGGTAATAAACCTAGATAATATGATAGAAGGGAACATCAAGAGCTACAATAATAACGACTatgattttgataataTCCTTAATTTGGTATATGAAAAGCACGCTGTAACTTCTCAAAATGACATGATTCAACATGATTACGAGGACCCGATAGATTTGATAATAGTATGTGGCTGTTATGCGCTATACGATAAACGCATCAACGAAATATCTCAATTAAAAGTATTCTTGGATAGTGATGCAGATAAAAGATTAATTAGTCtaatcaagaagaagaacgtAGGGAGCAATGAACAACTAGCCCAGTTGATCACTGAGTATATGGACCATCTGCGCCCGGAGATGCAACAATATATAGAGCCCACTAGAACTTTTGCAGATTTGATCATTCCTTCTACAAATGAAAATCTAGGGCGCGCAGTCCTCGTGGACGGTATAGTTAAAGCAATCGAAGATACCAAAAGCCAAATAGAAGGCAACAATACGAACAACAAAATACGCCCACGTTTATGGGATTTCGAAGCTGAAACAATGGACTTGGAGAAAGATAGATATTACGATCTGTCATGA
- the FAL1 gene encoding ATP-dependent RNA helicase FAL1 (Nucleolar protein required for maturation of 18S rRNA; member of the eIF4A subfamily of DEAD-box ATP-dependent RNA helicases; 18S rRNA biogenesis defect of the null mutant is functionally complemented by human EIF4A3), which yields MSFDREEDQKLKFKTSKKLKVSSTFESMNLKDDLLRGIYSYGFEAPSSIQSRAITQIISGKDVIAQAQSGTGKTATFTIGLLQAIDLRKKDLQALILSPTRELASQIGQVVKNLGDYMNVNAFAITGGKTLKDDLKKMQKHGCQAVSGTPGRVLDMIKKQMLQTRNVQMLVLDEADELLSETLGFKQQIYDIFAKLPKNCQVVVVSATMNKDILEVTRKFMNDPVKILVKRDEISLEGIKQYVVNVDKEEWKFDTLCDIYDSLTITQCVIFCNTKKKVDWLSQRLIQSNFAVVSMHGDMKQEERDKVMNDFRTGHSRVLISTDVWARGIDVQQVSLVINYDLPEIIENYIHRIGRSGRFGRKGVAINFITKADLAKLREIEKFYSIKINPMPANFAELS from the coding sequence ATGTCGTTTGACAGAGAAGAAGAccaaaaattgaagtttAAAACAtcgaaaaaattaaaggtGTCTTCTACTTTTGAAAGCATGAATCTAAAAGATGACTTACTTCGAGGAATATACTCATACGGTTTTGAAGCACCATCCTCTATCCAATCAAGGGCTATTACACAGATTATTTCGGGCAAGGACGTTATAGCACAAGCACAATCAGGTACAGGTAAGACAGCAACTTTTACAATCGGCCTTTTACAAGCTATTGATTTAAGGAAGAAAGATTTACAAGCTCTAATACTATCTCCAACACGTGAATTAGCAAGCCAAATTGGGCAAGTAGTAAAAAATCTAGGGGATTATATGAATGTCAATGCATTTGCCATTACAGGTGGTAAAACTTTGAAAGACGACCTGaagaaaatgcaaaagcATGGTTGCCAGGCCGTTAGCGGAACACCAGGAAGAGTATTAGACATGATTAAGAAACAAATGTTGCAAACAAGAAATGTTCAAATGTTAGTTTTAGATGAGGCTGATGAATTATTGAGTGAGACACTAGGTTTCAAGCAACAAATATACGatatttttgcaaaattgCCTAAAAATTGCCAAGTTGTTGTTGTCAGCGCAACAATGAATAAGGACATTTTAGAAGTAACCAGAAAATTTATGAATGATCCAGTTAAAATCCTAGTGAAGAGGGATGAAATATCACTTGAAGGTATCAAACAATATGTCGTTAATGTTGACAAAGAAGAGTGGAAATTCGATACTCTGTGTGATATATACGATTCTTTGACCATTACACAATGTGTGATATTCTGTAacaccaagaaaaaagtagaTTGGTTATCTCAGCGGCTAATCCAATCAAACTTTGCTGTAGTCTCCATGCATGGTGATatgaaacaagaagaaagagatAAAGTAATGAATGATTTTAGAACAGGTCATTCTCGTGTACTGATATCGACGGATGTTTGGGCGCGCGGTATTGATGTCCAACAAGTTTCTTTAGTCATTAACTATGACCTACCAGaaataatagaaaattACATCCATCGTATCGGTAGAAGTGGTCGATTTGGTAGAAAGGGTGTGGCTATAAACTTCATTACCAAAGCTGATTTAGCAAAACTTagagaaattgaaaaattctattCTATCAAAATAAATCCGATGCCAGCAAATTTTGCAGAATTATCATAA
- the ATG31 gene encoding Atg31p (Autophagy-specific protein required for autophagosome formation; forms a complex with Atg17p and Atg29p that localizes other proteins to the pre-autophagosomal structure; constitutively phosphorylated, and phosphorylation of residue S174 is required for function; high-copy suppressor of CIK1 deletion) encodes MNVTVTVYDKNVKYRLEENIKNNKGPSNDDQPAYNNESKSTDGSDYAMFPTNIKYIFEDNNDELVDSSDAALTAGIDKVGDELENVIIVQLDESGSLEDITLISDQYELLSHRTNSLSLEENQMRTLSSHGDDKSNDEEEELSVDSDRFRVDSDIELDVISQFCDLSPFLRDLSLNDLIKLYVTQNEQLQMLSNSV; translated from the coding sequence ATGAATGTTACAGTTACTGTTTATGATAAAAATGTCAAGTACAGATTAGAAGagaatatcaaaaataaCAAGGGTCCCAGCAACGATGATCAACCAGCATACAATAATGAATCAAAGAGCACGGACGGAAGTGATTATGCAATGTTTCCCACTAACATTAAGTACATATTTGAGGACAACAATGATGAACTAGTAGATTCAAGTGATGCTGCTTTGACAGCAGGAATAGATAAGGTCGGAGATGAACTTGAAAATGTCATAATTGTCCAATTGGATGAATCGGGATCTCTTGAGGATATCACACTAATCAGCGACCAATATGAGCTTTTGTCACATAGGACAAATAGTCTCAGCTTGGAGGAAAACCAAATGAGAACATTATCATCACATGGTGATGATAAATCtaatgatgaagaggaagaactTAGCGTTGACAGTGATAGATTCAGAGTGGACTCGGACATTGAGCTCGATGTAATTTCACAATTTTGCGATCTGTCTCCTTTTCTTCGCGATTTGAGTTTGAATGACTTAATTAAACTCTACGTCACACAAAATGAACAATTACAAATGCTCTCCAATTCCGTATGA